CTACGGCTGGTGGAATTCATATAAAAGGTCAAGAACCGTTTAATACCGCCGGAGATTTTAGTTTCCGTGAGATACCAATAGAGACACCATCTTCTGAACTAATGGTTACCCATGGTGGATTTGATAACAGTGATATTAATAAAGACGTTAACGCAATGCTTCCCATCGACCGGTTGCATGAACTGAAGAAAGAAGGGTTTATTGGCGATCTTTCTCCCGTACTTATCGGATTTATGGGCGGTGGAGGAAATGTAGAGAAGTTTAGAAAAGAGTCCGGCCCCGCCATTGCTAAAATCTTTAAGGATGCGGATGTAGACATCGTTGTTATCACAGGAGGTTGTGGTACATGCCATCGTTCCGCCACTATTGTTCAACGAGCCATTGAAGAAGTAGGAATTTCTACCATCATTGTAGCGGCACTGCCACCGATTGCACAGCAGCAGGGAGCGCCAAGAATTGCAGCAGCTCATGTTCCTATTGGTTCAAATGCAGGAGAACCTAACAACATAGAAATGCAAACAGCCATTCTGAAAGATTCTTTAGAACTGGTGAAATCCATGAAGAGCTTTGGAGAAATGGTAATGCTGCCTTACGAGTACAGACATAACGTATAATTAAAACGAAAGACATTGCTAAGAGCGCCTGTTTCAGGCGCTCTTAGCCGATGGGAGAAAAAAGTGAAGGATTAGGAGGTTATTGGAATGGGGATGGGTCCATCAACAAAAGAGACAACCTTGCACCACTTTCAGGAACCAATGATTCAGTTGCTTCTTAAGGAAAAAGATATTTGCTTTACAGGCGTGATTGTTCAAGGGACACCAGAAGTAGTTTCAAACAAAAAATTTGTTGCCGATCGTACGGCGGATTGGTTACACGCCTTGGGTGTGGAAGGCGCTATTGTATCCATCGATAGCTGGGGAAACAGCCATATTGATTTTACATCGGTACTTCAGGCTGTCAACAGGAAGAAAATCCCTCAGGTAGGGCTTAGTTTTATGGGGAATCAGGCAGATCCAGTAGTGGAAATACCAAGATCGGTCACCGTGATTGACCTGAATAAAACCAGTGAAGGCATTGAAAGCACCATTCTTGGACAGAACACAACTACTTTTGAAGATGCCCGTAAAGCAATAAAATTATTGAAAAACAAGATGAAAAAACAGAGGAGAGACAAACAGGAAAAAAATCATGAAGAAATAAAAAATTCAGTAAATAAAGAAATTGAAAAAGCATTCCTGCAGCATTACTATTACGGAATAAAAAAGATCGAAAAAGCAGAGGAAACCAGATTTGATCAGGAAACCTTATGGCTTAACTGCTCGGAGTTTCAGAGAGAAGAAAGAAAAACAACATGGGTGGAAGGCGTAAGGCTGACCATCGTTGATCCTAAACGTAAAAATAGAAAAATAAATACTATTTTAGATGTGATGCCCATTGCCTATAAGGAAGAGGGTGCCTTGGGTACAGGTAAAACCAAAATATGGGAAGGGGTAAAACTCTTGCTGACCGCGTCGGATTCAAAAGGAATACAGCCAGCCAATATTGGTTCTTCGGAAGGCATTTTATCGGAAAAAATGATCACCGACCGCTTTGGAACACCAAAGGAAACGGATTGGCTGCTGCATCTGGACGTAACCATAAAAGCTGGTTGCGCTCAGCAGCGAGAAGCTATTTATGAAGCACATCAAATAGCAGAGGATTTGATAAATCCTTTAAGGCAGCTATTGAAAGAACAACCCTTATTAAAAGCATCAAAAAAAGAGGACCTTAGTCACTACTACGATCCTGCAAGACCGAAGGTAGCCTTGGTAAAGATAGTTTCAGGATTAGGCTGTATGTATGACACCGCTGTTTTTCCCGATCAGCCCGGTGGATGCAGAGGGGCAAAAAACATGATGAGCTTGATGAATATGC
This region of Tindallia magadiensis genomic DNA includes:
- the prdB gene encoding D-proline reductase (dithiol) protein PrdB produces the protein MKLTTAAGMKSEVYAPVTPPPVWAPLEKELKDCKVGFATAGGIHIKGQEPFNTAGDFSFREIPIETPSSELMVTHGGFDNSDINKDVNAMLPIDRLHELKKEGFIGDLSPVLIGFMGGGGNVEKFRKESGPAIAKIFKDADVDIVVITGGCGTCHRSATIVQRAIEEVGISTIIVAALPPIAQQQGAPRIAAAHVPIGSNAGEPNNIEMQTAILKDSLELVKSMKSFGEMVMLPYEYRHNV
- a CDS encoding glycine/sarcosine/betaine reductase component B subunit, which gives rise to MGMGPSTKETTLHHFQEPMIQLLLKEKDICFTGVIVQGTPEVVSNKKFVADRTADWLHALGVEGAIVSIDSWGNSHIDFTSVLQAVNRKKIPQVGLSFMGNQADPVVEIPRSVTVIDLNKTSEGIESTILGQNTTTFEDARKAIKLLKNKMKKQRRDKQEKNHEEIKNSVNKEIEKAFLQHYYYGIKKIEKAEETRFDQETLWLNCSEFQREERKTTWVEGVRLTIVDPKRKNRKINTILDVMPIAYKEEGALGTGKTKIWEGVKLLLTASDSKGIQPANIGSSEGILSEKMITDRFGTPKETDWLLHLDVTIKAGCAQQREAIYEAHQIAEDLINPLRQLLKEQPLLKASKKEDLSHYYDPARPKVALVKIVSGLGCMYDTAVFPDQPGGCRGAKNMMSLMNMPIWMTPLIYLDGNVHNFS